The DNA region CTGCTGTATCGACTCTTCGGAGAGCTGACGGTAGCGGGAAAGCAGAAACCAGAGCTGCGTTTGAAAGGCATATACCTCTTTGTTCCGGTAAAACTGTGAAAGGAAAGGATTTTCTTCCACCTGCTCCAGGATAGTCCGTGCAGAAAACCGTTCGGCCAGCAGTTTGCACAACGATGTCTTTCCGACACCGATAACTCCTTCGATACAAATGTGATTGAATGTAGGTTTGCTTTGCTCTGCCATTTGTCGATATAATTATGTTAATCAATAAAACGGATTTTCTGGGTCCGCACCTTCGCATCCATGGATGCATACAGTTGTGCTACAGATTTATTTGCTCCGGGGACATAAAAATCCGATGCAATCTCATAGAGTCCTTCAAGACAAAATCTTCGGCTGACTATGCCGGGATGAGGAACAACCAAGTCTTCCTGATCAATTTTTACCCCATCAAAAAGCAAAATGTCGATATCTGCAGTACGTGGTTTTTTGTCACCTTTCGTTTTTCTACCCAAAGCGATTTCGATATTCCTGCATTGCTGCAGCAGATCCCGGAGGGTATTTGTATACTTTCCGCCAAGTATTACATTAAAATACCATTTTTGATCTCCCGATACACCAACCGGCTCCGTTTCCATGATACGGGACTGCGATACCGGCGGAAGAAGCAATCTGGAAAGCCGGGCAATCATTTTATCAATATACTTTCCCCGATCATCGATATTGCCGCCACAACTCAAAAAAACCTGATTTTCGCTCATTTTTTAAAACATACGCTCAGGGGTTTGCCCGAAAATGCATCGGCTTGACCAATCCGAATTCTTTAAGTTGTTCGAAAATTTCTGTTTTTTTGCCCACTGCTGCACAAATAAAATTTTTGTATGACAGATGTTTTGAAATAACGGCATTGATTTTTTCGGTGTTCAGTTGAGTAATACGATCGGCGAAATTCTCAATGTACGCTTGTTTCCGGCCATAGAAACGTAACCATAACAGCTTCTCGGTTATATTTCCTATACCTTCAAGCTGAAAAGCCATATTTCCGACAGCAAATTGCTTTGCTTTCTCAAGCTCTTCTTCAGTAACCCCATCCCTTGATAGTTTATCATAGGCTTCGAGAATGGTATGAAGCACATCTTTTACTTTTGTATTCTGTGTTGAAGTCGCTATGGAGAATATACCGAACTGTCTGTTACATGTCAATTGTGATGAAATATTATAGGTACTTCCATGGGCACCCCGGATTTGAGCCATGAGGCGGGAAGAAAAATTACCGCCACCCAGGATATAATTTGCAATAGCAAGTGGCTCACGCTCCTCATCGGCTTCGCCGGGTGCGGGATGACCGATAATTATCGATGTTTGTGAAAGATCGGGTTTATCAATCAATCGGATTACCGTTTTTTCAGGATTCGAAAGACGAATTTGAGCAGAAGGGCGTTTTTGCCCAGAGGCATCCCAGGAAGAGAACAACGGTTCCCAACGGGATTTCATACCTTCGACACCTGCATCGCCGGCAACAATAAGTGTGCTTCCTTCAGGAACAACATGGGTATCAATAAAACTACGGACTGTATCGAGGGTAATTTTCTTTACCGATTTGATTGTCGCACCGCGGCCGCCCGGGAGATTTTTTCCACATAGCTCGGCATAAAAATGTTTGTGCGCAATACTCCCGGGATCGATAAGTTCTGCCTGTAAAGCAGTCGTCATCTCTTTTTTCAGCCGAGTCAACTCCTTCGGCCTGAGCCCCGGCCTGGTTATAACATCCCAGAAAAGCGGAATTATGGTATCGGCATACTTTGCCAGCATTCTGCAGCCGAAAAGTAAATGCTCATCGCCAACATCGGAATAGAGTGATGCTCCCGAAAATTCGAGCTTTTCTGCGAGATGTTCGGGTTCGAGATCTCTGGTCCCCTTTTGCATGAGCCCAGCAGCAAGTTCGGTAGTCCCCTCGCGGCCCGGAGCATCATCAAATTTCCCGGCCCGGGACTGAAAGGCAATAGTAAACACATTCTGCTCATGATGAGGGACCCACACAACAGTGAGTCCATTTTTCAGTCGTTCCTGGTGGAAAGGCGGGAATGTATAATGAAAATTCATGATTTATGCTTTCCCTTTTCCCTGAAACAGCCGTCGTGCAAAACCGGCAACATAGAGCAGCGGATTTACTTTTTTCGGCTGAAGATAGAGCGAATAACGATTTTTTATATCCCAGTATTTTTCAGCCACCTCGATAAGGCGTTCTACAGTCAGATTTTCGAGCGCCTCAAGCCGCTCGACCCATAAACGGTAATCTCCCTCGATAGCTTCAGAGAAACCGATTCTCTGACAGATATTTTCGGCCGAATAGAGTTCAAAAATTCTGTTGGTAAGTGTCCCATTTTTAACCTTCTCAACTTCCAGGGCGGTAACAGCACCCCTTTTGGCATTTTCGATCTGCTCATTCAGGGCTTCTTCAATCCGTTTCACCGACACATCAGGTGTAAAAGCGGCAAAAAACAGCGACATTCCCGACAGGCGAAGAAAATGGTTTATTCCTCCGGCCATTACCGCCAACGACCGCTTACGGACCATCTCGCGGTATAAGCGACTGCTTTCACCATGGGAAACAATCAACTGAAGCATCTCCAGGGGAAGAGCATCTTTATCCGACGATTTTGGAGCCGGGTAGCCGATAATAAAAAGGGGAACATCAAAATCGACCCGGTGTTTCATCGCAAAAGGCCCCTGACCAATTTGAACTTCGGGGATATCCTTTTGCTCCAAATTCGCCCCCCGGGATGAGGATTCGAACACTCCGAGCTTTTTGTCAACCAGGCCAAACACATGGTCCTCGCTTTCAAAATCTCCAACAACAATACATACGGCATTGGCCGGCGAATACCATTTATCGTAATAATCCCGGCAATCCTCCGAAGTAATGGTCTGAATATCCTGCAGCGAACCAAGACTGGAGATCGCATAGGGATGGCCCTTGAAAAGTTCTCCCCGGAATTCTAAGAAGGCTTTCATTACCGGGTTATTCATATAGGTATGATACTCTTCGACAAGCACTTTTCGCTCGGTCTCAAGTATTGCCGTATCCAGGGTCAGGGACCGCATCCGGTCGGCTTCCAGGTCAAGCACCATTTCGAGATGATCGGCGGGAACCGAATTGATATAGGCTGTCATATCTTCAGCGGTAAAGGCATTACAATGCCCGCCCACATCGTTGATCCGGCGAGCATGCTCTTCAGGCGCAACATTTTCCGATCCCCGGAACATCATATGTTCGATAAAATGCGAAATCCCCCGGATACCGTCACGTTCATTTACGCTGCCGGTTTTATACCACAGCTGAACCGCGACCAATGGAGCATCAGTCTTTTGCAGACAAATAACCTTCAGGCCATTATCAAGTATTCGTTCTGAAATATTTTCGAGCATAGACATTTATAGCACTTTAGAGAAGGGCGAGGAGCCGCCTTGGGCACCATATATATGGTTTACACTCATGATATGAGGGGAAAAAACAATAAAATAAAAAATCGGAGTGAGAGGATTTGAACCTCCGACTTCTTCGTCCCGAACGAAGCGCGCTACCAGGCTGCGCTACACTCCGATAAGTCGTATAAAATAATACATGGAACCGCGTCTGTAATGAAATATCAAATATTAAATAAGGATTTTTGACCCCTGGAAGTCAAATTTTCGATTTGAAATCCGCACCAGCCGATTATCGCCGGCACTCAGGGATTGTATTCAATCAGAACCGGCCATTTTCATTTACCATACTCGATCCTGACCCTGCCTACCATGCTCATAAGCAAAACCAGTTTCTCCCCTGTATCATCGATAAGAAGCGGGACACGATTACGGGGTGCAGGAAACTTACCATGAGCTGGATCGGCAAACAGCCATTCTCCCGCATACGCAGTCACCCACGCATGATATAAATACCCTTTATGGCTGTTGCTGTAATAGAGCCCATACACGACCCGGGCAGGGATATTGAGGGCCCGAAGAAGAGCGGCACATAAAACAGCATGCTCACCACAATCCCCGAATCCCGATTTTAATGTCTCCAGAGCACTGGAAAAGCTGGCAGTATTCCGTTTTTCTATATGGTTGAACACGTAATCGTTACAGCGCTTTATTTTTTCGCACACAGTGCTGTTGCTCCTGCAGATTTTTCCTGCAAGCCTCTTGATTTTCGGATGATCGCTCTGGATTGTCACCGTCGATACAGTCCAGCTGTCAGCCCCCTCAATTTGTTTCTTCCCTTCTCCGGCACACGTTTTCGGAAGAGGTATCAGTACCCATGCATTATTCCGGTATGCATAAAAATGATGGACAGAACTGTCGAGAGTAACTGATGAATCGAGAGTAAGGTATACCCTTTCGCCGGCTTTTGCGGGCCGGGATACGGAGACTTTTGACAGATCAAAAAAGTCAAGAGGTTTATTTCCGTGAAGTTTTGTTGTCTGCTTCGGATTCTCCTTTTCTCCCCCTATATTCTTTGACCGTGCTACAAACAACGGAGGAATATCCTGCATGACTACTGAACCGGTGGTATCCGTTTCCCAATGTAATTCCTTCTTTGCGATTCCGTCATAATCAACAAATCGGTAGCGCCATCCATTGTTTTCATGAGGGACTTCAATGCAGGTGGTTTTAACAGGGTCGTGCGAAGCCGATATCACCTCAAATGCAGTGTCATGCCACACTGTCTGAGGAACAATCGTACGATCCTTTATTCCAGTCATAATTTCAAGGGAAGTTGTGAGATTTTCTTTGACCGATTTGATTTTCCTTACCGATTTGACTCCTCCGGTTTTGATTTCAAGCACCCAGCCGTCTTCGGGATCTTTTTCCAGATGCCACGAACTTACACCACTCGCATTCTTGATCTCCTGAAAGGTACTCAACAAATCTCCCTTTAAATCATACCTTCGTATTTCATGAAGTTTGAAATTATCAAGACCGGCGATCGATCCTGAGGGCAAGATGGTTATTAATGTTTTCTTTTCGATACGGGATAGATCCTCTTGTACTTCAACCGATTGTACCAGATCACCCGCCAACCGGTCTCTCAGGTAAAGCTCCAGAGTATCACGGGACTCCAGTAGGTTCCAGTCGGGAATGTTTTCTGCAAAAGAAGTACAGAAAAGGGTAACAAAAGTGAGGAGGGCTTTAATAAACAATGAATAAGAGTCTGTCATGTGAATACCAGGAAATCATGATATGCTTTGTAAATTATTGCGATATTCGGAAAACTCATTTCCGGTAATACTTTTAAACAGATTATAGAAATCATTTTCCTTTGTTATGCCGACCCGGGATGCCAACTCCGCTGTCGAAATTTCGGGTGTTCTGGAAAGTATGATCTTTGCTCTGTTTACTCTTACCTGTCCGATGAAATCGTCTACTCCCATACCGAGGTCTCTATCAAACAACGCTTCAAGAAATGCCTCACCGGTAACCAGATCATCACAGATCTTCTGAATCGACAAGTCAGGGTCATCATAGTTGTCTTCGATATATTGGCAGGCTTTCCTGATTTCCTTATCCATTATCGACAATCGTGTATGACTCACAAAAAGCTTCGACTGGCGATTCCGCAGGTAAAAAGAGATGGTCAGCCAGATGACTCCACCGGAAATCAGTAAAACCAGGAAATGGAGAACGTGCCGGTATATCCACCGTAAAAGCCCCCAGATTTTGAGGCGAATCAAGAGCCTTTTGATAACGGAGGCCTTTTCTTTCGGTTCCTTCATACTTTCGGATGTCGAAGCAGCATTCACGGCAGGGGTATCCTTTTCAGAAGAATCCGGAAGAAACTGCTTCAGGGCGCCCTCCACAACCGATGTATCGGTTGCAGTATCCGGCGACAGCGTATCGGTTATGGATGAATCAATCAGTGTGGTATCAAGAGAATCTGACTGGGAAAGACTTTCGCTGGTATCGATAAGCAAATCCGTATCGGAAAGCGCGGCGAGAAACGAATCGTTTTGAGCGATTTGTACCAAGCTGTCATCACTACTCAGCGCGGCTTGATTGGAAAGAGAATCAGTTTTTTCCTTATCGATATCCGTCGTATCGGCGGAAACAAATACAGAAAAAACTGCCAGAAAAACCGCTACCAGGGATGCTAGTTTTCGGAATACCTTCCCATCTGTTCCCTGAGCATGATTCGGTAGTTTGACCCTAATGCTTCGATTTTTGCGTGGAGACGGCTGCAAAAAGATTGTACCTCTTTATATTCTCTCTCTTTGAGATGTCCTTCAAGCCCCCGCAGGGACTTTGCATTTAGAATTTCGTTTGTGCTCACCTCAAAATGCAAGTTTGGATTTTCAGAAATCCTCCGATGAGCATCACGGGCCATCTGCTGTGCTTCCTTATAGGTCACCTGATCAAATGTTTCACCCAGCGATTGGACCATTTTCGACATTTGTTCCAGAAAATAGAGACTGTTATAAATATACTGCCGTTTATTTTTATATACTTTGGGATCATAGTAATACTCTCCGATTACTACCCCCCGTGTAGTTTTAACTACCGATCGGGGAAACCGTTCACTATCCTCTTTCTCTATTTGTACGTAGAGCGCATGGATTTCATCAGCACTCTTTTCAACCGGTTCTTCAATATCATCCAGGATA from Chitinivibrionales bacterium includes:
- the folK gene encoding 2-amino-4-hydroxy-6-hydroxymethyldihydropteridine diphosphokinase — protein: MSENQVFLSCGGNIDDRGKYIDKMIARLSRLLLPPVSQSRIMETEPVGVSGDQKWYFNVILGGKYTNTLRDLLQQCRNIEIALGRKTKGDKKPRTADIDILLFDGVKIDQEDLVVPHPGIVSRRFCLEGLYEIASDFYVPGANKSVAQLYASMDAKVRTQKIRFID
- a CDS encoding helix-turn-helix domain-containing protein → MQPSPRKNRSIRVKLPNHAQGTDGKVFRKLASLVAVFLAVFSVFVSADTTDIDKEKTDSLSNQAALSSDDSLVQIAQNDSFLAALSDTDLLIDTSESLSQSDSLDTTLIDSSITDTLSPDTATDTSVVEGALKQFLPDSSEKDTPAVNAASTSESMKEPKEKASVIKRLLIRLKIWGLLRWIYRHVLHFLVLLISGGVIWLTISFYLRNRQSKLFVSHTRLSIMDKEIRKACQYIEDNYDDPDLSIQKICDDLVTGEAFLEALFDRDLGMGVDDFIGQVRVNRAKIILSRTPEISTAELASRVGITKENDFYNLFKSITGNEFSEYRNNLQSIS